In Candidatus Caldatribacterium sp., the sequence CAAGCAGATTGGCCTTGGAGTGCGAATCGGAAGCATCGATACCCTCTTCACCCAGGGCGGATTGCAGACCACAGACAACCCCACCGACTTTGCCATTCAGGGGGATGGGTTCTTCATCGTGAGCGATGGGAGCCAGGTGTACTACACAAGAGACGGCTCCTTTAAGCTCTCCGCCGATGGGTCCCTGGTGAACTCTGG encodes:
- a CDS encoding flagellar hook-basal body complex protein encodes the protein MMRSLFSGVSGLKNHQTRMDVIGNNIANVNTVAFKASRVTFEDILSQTIEGARSPQTGGAGGVNPKQIGLGVRIGSIDTLFTQGGLQTTDNPTDFAIQGDGFFIVSDGSQVYYTRDGSFKLSADGSLVNSG